The DNA window TCAAGGATGCTGAGCATGCCATGGACGATCTGGACGGCCTGAGCGACGGCGAGGTCGGCCGTGAACTTGCCCGGGCGCAGCGCGCCAAAATGCGGCTGATCTGCGAAAAGCTGGAACTCGGCCCCGGCGACCGGCTGCTGGATATCGGGTGCGGTTGGGGTGGTCTGGCCCGTTTTGCTGCCGAGGAATACGGCTGCCGCGTGGTGGGCATCAACATATCCAAAGAGCAACTGGCCTTTGCCCGCGAGTTCTGCCATGGCCTGCCCGTGGAGATTCGCGAGCTTGACTATCGGCTGCTGCAGGACCGCTTCGACAAAATCGTTTCCGTGGGCATGTTCGAGCACGTGGGCACACGGAATTACGGCGAGTTCATGAAGGCCGCGGCCCGCAGCCTCAAGCCGGACGGGCTGTTCCTGCTCCACACCATCGGCAGCAACGAGACCAGCCCCACAGTGGACCCGTGGATAGGCAAATACATCTTTCCCAACGGCGTGCTGCCCAGCATGGCTCATATATCGCGCGCTGCAGAACCGTGGTTCGTGGTGGAAGACCTGCACAACTTCGGGCCGTATTACGACCGAACGCTCATGAGCTGGCTGCGCAACTTCCGGCGTTCATGGCCCTCCCTGCGTGCCCAATACGGCGAGCGGTTCCGCCGCATGTGGGAGTATTACCTGCAATCCTGCGCCGGGAGCTTCCGCGCGCGCGATATCCAGCTCTGGCAGTTCGTGTTCACGAAGGTGGGCCGTCCGCAGCCGAGGTGTCGGCTGGCCTGATTCGGGCCGGGGACACCGACCCTGCGCATGTCCATGAATGGTCATGGTCAAAAAACGCCCACAGGGCGGTCCTGTCAGCAAGGTAAACAAAACGGCCTCCCCGCCGAACGGCAGGGAGGCCTTGTTTGTGCGTATCGTGTGTCTATTGGCCAAGCAGCAACAGGTTCGCGGCCGGGATGACGTTTGCGGTGGCCTCACGTTCGTCCGGGTCCAGCTTGACCACGGTGACGGCGTACATGTCCATGCCGCTGTAGGTGCCGCCCCACGGCATGGTGTGGGTGGTGTGGTCCCATGTGTCGTGGATGTAGATGTCCTCGGTGTCCGCGTTGTAGCCAAGGCCGAGCATGGTGTGCCCCTGCACCTGCACCAGCAGCGGGAATCCAGAATCGATCACGGCCTTGAAGTCGTCGAAGGTAAAGCCCTGCGTGTTGCCGTTGTATCCGTAGATGTATTGGTTGTATGCTTCGGTGACGGTGTAGCCGCGTGATTCAAAGAACAGCTTGAGCCCGTACATGCCGGATTTGCCGGTCACCCCGTTGCTGACGGCCGCTGCCGCCGTGAACACGGCACCGTTCGTGTAGTTGTAGAACGTGGTCGAGCCGTCTGTGTTCTGGCTGGGGGCTGCATAGCGGTTGGTGCGCATGTAGTCGCCCGTGCTGCCGCCCAAGGTGTGCTCTGTCCAGCCTCCGCCCTCGGTAAAGGGGTCGATGGAGCTGTTGTACTGGTACCAGTAGTCGTCCACGCCACCCCGAGTGGTGCGTCCGTCCAGCCCCTGCTGGGTGGCGCTCAGCGGGCAGCGGTTGCGGGTGTCGCCGCCCGGGTCGGTCCATGTGGACCAGTGATCGTCGTTGTTCAGGACCATGACCCCGTTGTTGGTGGGGCCGGTATAGAGGTTCGGGTATCCGGTGCGGTCGAGGTGTCCCGCCATCATGGCCGCGGACGTGGCCGAACAGCCGAAGCACCACGTAAAGGCGGGCACTTCGTTGAGCACGGTGATGGCGGCGTTTTCCGTTGCCGCGGCCATGTTGGCCTCCATGCGCACAAAGCCTTCCGGTGGGGTGGGCGGTCCGTTGATGACGGCCTCTTCGATGATTGCGCCGTTGGACGCGGTGGTGGTTTGGGTTGCGAAATACGCGTTGTGTTGCACCATTTCGGCTTGCGCGCCGTTCGGTGCGGCCAGAATCAGGCAGAGCAGCAGTGCGCATGCCATTTGGCCGAGCCATACCCTATGCGGCCGGAAACGGCCGATATCCCTTGTCGAGCCCATTGTGAAATCCCTCCTCCAAATGATAATCGTCAAGTGGTATAGGGAGGGGTGGGACCTGTCTACCCCCTTATTTTACAATCCTATAATGGTCGGAAAAAGAGAGCTTTTATGATGCAGTTTCCGGTTCCGCCGGGCGTTTTGTCCTGGGGGATCGGGTACAAGTCGTCCGATTGTTTTCCGGCGATTGCCGAGCCTGCCCGGTATGATGTATGTGTTCCGGCACACCTCAACCCCGATTACACACGGAGAAGGCGCGCCATGCAGATAGTGACCACGCATACCGGAACCGATTTCGATGCCCTGGCCTCCATGGTGGCCTGTACTTTTCTGTACCCGGGCGCCGTGGGCGTGCTCCCCAAGATGGTCAACCCCGAGGTCAAGCAGTTTCTGGCCATCCATGCCCACATGCTGCGCGTCGAACCGAGGAAGGATTTCGACCTCGATCCCGTGACATCGCTCATCGTGGTGGACGCCAACAACTGGAAACGGCTGGACTCCATGGATTCCCTTGTCGGGCGGGACGGTCTGGAGGTGATCTGCTGGGATCATCACATGGAGGGCGTGAACATCGAGAGTGGCGAGACGCACCGGGAAGAGGTGGGTGCGGCCGTGACCCTGCTGCTGGAGGAGATGCAAAAGCGCGACACCCCGTTTTCCCCCATCCACGCCACCCTGTTCCTGCTGGGCATCTATTCGGACACGGGCGGTCTGCGCTATCCGTCCGTGACCGCACGCGATGCGGCCATGGTCAGCTTCCTGATCGAGAACGGGGCAGACCTGAACGTGGTTTCCGCATATCTTGATGACGCGGTGGACGACGCCCATGCAGAGGTTTTTTCCAGAATGCTGGAGGAGTCCGAGGTCGTGAAGGTGGGCGCGGCCCGTGTGGGCATCAGCGCCATGCAGATCGAAACCGGGCTGACATCATTGGCCCGGCTGGTTTCCAAGTTTCGGGAATTCAAGGGCATAGACGCGGCGTTTGGCATATTTCAGGCGGATTCGCAAAAGAGCATGATCATTGGCCGGAGCAAGCCCGGGCTGGTGGACATCGGTCAGATCATGCGCGCGCTGGGCGGGGGCGGGCATCCCGGCGCGGGCTCGGCCATCATCCGCGGAGCCGGGCCGGACGAGGCCGCCGCACAGGTGCGCACGCTGTTGGATCAGGGCGGCCATGAGGCCGTTCCCGTGGGCAAGGTCATGTCCGAGCCGAAACGATACGTTGTGGACGCGGCAGTGACCATGGCCGATGCCGCCCGGATTCTGGAAAAGGACAAGCTTTCCGGCCTGCTGGTGCTGGATGGCGGCGCATTGCTCGGCGGGCTGTGCGCACAGGATTTCGCCAAGGCCGAAAAAGGCGGCAGATCAGGCGTGCCGGTCAAGGGCTATGCCCGGCGGCAGATTCCGCGCATCACCCCGGATACCAGTTGCCGCGAGGCCGTGGAACAAATGTCCGGCGCGCGCGAGGGCATACTCCCGGTGCTGGACGGCGACGAGTTGGTGGGCGTTGTCTCGCAGGTGGATCTGCTGCTGCAGGTCTATGAGTTCTGATTTTCTGCATTCGTCAGTGTTTGACTTCATGTGCCCCTCCATATAGCAATATCGACGTCGGTCCCCGTATCGGGGTTGAAAGGGAAGCCGGTGCGAAACCGGCGCTGCCCCCGCAACTGTAAGCGAAGAGACGGTTTTTCCCCTCTTTGGCCACCGGAAAACCGGGAAGGCCCGGAAACCGCCCGAGACTCGCGAGCCAGGAAACCTGCCGACACAGCCTCTTCCTCCTGAAAAGCGGGACGGCTTTTCCGGGGAAACGCGCCGTGCGCGGTCGGATAACCGTGCGCGGCTGGACTTGGAATACCTTTTTTCATGTTTTGTCGCCCCGGCCTGCCTTGCCGGGGTCTTACCCCATGGGAGACGCCATGCATCACCACTGCAGCATTGAACCGGGCCACGCCGAGAACAGCCACGACGGTCATGAACATGCTCACGGCGAAGAGTGCGGCCACTGTCACCACGGTCACCACGGCCACGAACATCATCACCATCATCACCACCAAGGCGTGCCCGGACCGCGCACGGGAGCGCGGGGAATCCTGCTGACGGCATTCGGCTGCGCGCACGAACAGGCCCACGAGTACTACGGCCTGTTTGAAAGAGAGGTGCGCGAGAAGTACCCGGACATGGACGTGCGCTGGGCGTTCACGGCCAACCGCATTCGGGGCAAGATCCGCAGCCGCGGCATGGATGCCCTTTCCGTGGGCGAGGCTCTTTCACGCATGGTGGATGACGGCGTCAGCCATGTGGCGGTGCAGTCCCTGCACACCCTTCCGGGGGTGGAATACGACTGGACCGTGCAGCAGGCCGAGGCCATGCTGCATCCGCGCAAGGGACTGGCCGACGTGACGGTTGGCGCGCCCCTGCTGCGCTCCGTGGATGACATGAAGCGCGCCGCCGAGGTCGTGGCCGTGGAACTCATGCCCATGGAAAACGACAATGACGGCGTGATTCTCGTTGGGCACGGAACCTACCATGAAGGCCACGCGCTCTATCTTGCGCTGGAGGGACTGCTGCTGCGTTCCCATTCCAACGTGGCCATGGGCACGCTCATGAGCAGCCGCGCCCCGGCCGAGCTGGGCCAGCGTTTTTGGGACAAGGGCGTGAAACGCATTTTTCTGGTGCCCTTCATGTGCGTTCCCGGCCATCATGTGCATGTGGACCTGTTCGGCGACAACGAACACTCCTGGCTTCATGGGCTCAGCTCAATGGGGCTGGATGTGGTGCCCGTGCACACCGGCTCTCTGGCGCATGCCGGGTTTCGGGGCATATGGCACGACCATCTGGCCGAGGCCGTGGCTGGCCTTTCGGAATAGGATCTGCCTGTTTGGACGCGTGGGGTGCACCGTTGCAATTTGCCTCCTTCTTTTGTAGCCTCGCTTCTGGTCGGCAGTTCACCGAGGCGTCGCCGCCCCTTTGGGGGAGCTAAACCTGCCATACCCTTTCCCGTTCGACACTTATCCCCGTGCCGAGCCGGAAGTCGGCGACCACCGGCAGACGTTTTTGATCCAAGGCACGAAAGTGAGGATAAGTCATGTCCAGAACGCCCGTGTCGCTGCATGTCGGCGATGTTTCCGCCCTTGCCCGCACCATGCGCAGACAGTTCGATAACCTTGAGCGTGCCCCCAGTCATCTGGAATTGCTGAACCTGCTGGCCAAGGCCGGAGGTTACCGCAATTTTCAGCATCTGAAGGCCGTGCAGCAGGCTTCGCAACCGGATTCGGGCACGAGCGGTGAAGCTCGGCCCGTAGCCGAACTCAACCTCAAGCGCGTGAAAAAGGCTGTGGGGTATTTCGACCTGAACGGCCGCCTGAGCAGTTGGCCCAAGAAGCACAGCCTGCGCATGCTGTGCCTGTGGGTGTTGTGGTCCCGTTTGCCGGCAAGGGCCGTGCTCTCGGAACTGGAACTGGATGAGCGGCTGTCGCTCGATCATGCCTTTTGCGACCACGCCCTGCTGCGGCGGCTGATGGTGGATTACGGCATGGTGGAACGCACGCCCGACGGCAGCGAATACCGCCGCATCGAGGTTCAGCCTCCTCTGGAGGCGCTGGAGGTGTTCCGCCGCCTGCATTAGCCGGTCAACGCGGTTTCGGTCGACCGGAGCCGCACTGGGTTTGAACCATAGGGATCCGCTGTGCGGGTCCCTTTTTTGTGGGGCGAACGCATTGCACTGCCGCGGATTTGGCAGTAATTGTGCCTCTGAAAGATCGCATGGCAATGCTTCCGGGGACGCAACGAACCGGTCCGGACCGGCCGCCACGCGACGCGCCACCAAAATCAACCCGGCCTTGCGCCGGAAACAGAGGATATGTCGAGATGGATATCACGACCGCGAAATTGGTCTGTTTTTCTCCCACCGGAACCACAAGGGCCGTGCTGGAAGGATTTGCGCGGGGTTTTGCCCCGGAAACCACCGAACTGGTGGACATCACCCGGCCGGACGTGCGCGCCCGCCCGTTGCGTCTTGCCGACGGCGAGATGCTGGTGATCGGCGTTCCCGTGTATATGGGCCGTGTGCCGGCGCTGCTGGGCGACTGGCTGGCCGCGCTGGAGGGCAACGGCGCCCCCGCCGTCTGCGTTGCGGTGTACGGCAACCGTGAATATGAGGACGCATTGCTGGAGCTCAAGGATATTGTTTCGGACCGGGGCTGCGTGCCCGTGGCCGGGGCTGCGTATATCGGCGAGCATTCCTTTTCCAACGAAGAGACCGCTTCGCTGGGCAGGCCGGACACGAGCGACATGGCCCATGCCGAGGCCTTTGGCGCCAAAGTGCGCGAGAAACTGCAGGGCATTGCGTCCCTGGACGAAGTCGGCGAACTGAAGGTGCCGGGTGTGCATCCCTACGGCGGGCGCACCGAACTGTGGGACGTGGATTTCATTGCCGTGGACAGGGAACTCTGTACGCAGTGCGGTCTGTGCGCGGAAGTATGCCCGGTGGAAGCCATTGACGCGCAGGACGGCACCATCATCGACGAGAAGAAGTGCATCACCTGTTGCGCCTGCATCAAGAGTTGCCCGGAAGGGGCCAGAAGCATCAAGCCCGGCCCGGTGAAAGACGCGCAGGGCAGGATCAATTCCCTGTTTACGGTACGCAAGGAACCGGAGCTTTTCCTGTAGAATCATTCCCGGCGGGGCGCGTCTTTGCGGCGCGTTTCGCCGGGGTGCATTATCGTTCGCTTATCGATGGCCTGCCGAGTGGCCGCCGAGCGAGGCGTTGCGCAGTAACGGAATTGCGGTCGTTCCACGGGCCTGTTCTTGGCCGCATGTTGTTTCCTGTTCGCAGTGGCCGCATTTTTTTTTCATTTCTAATGTGTTTTTTCTTGTTTTTGAAATTCTCTTTGTGCTACAAGTGAGATTCATTCTCAAAAAGAACCCGTTCCCGGCCTTGCCGGGTGTTTCGCATCAAGCATAAAGGAGAATCGTATGGAAAGTTCGTTCCCGCTTATCGGCGACAAGATGCCCTCCATCACCGTAACCACCACCAAGGGACAGATGACCCTGCCCGAGGATTTGAGCGGAAAGTGGTTCGTGCTTTTTTCGCATCCGGCGGACTACACCCCGGTGTGCACCACGGAGTTCGTGGCCTTCCAGAAACGGTACGACGAGTTCCGGGCCCTGAATTGCGAGCTGGTGGGCATGTCCATCGACCAGGTCTTCTCGCACATCAAATGGATGGAGTGGATCAAGGAAAAACTGGACGTGGAGATCGAATTTCCGGTCATTGCGGACGACATGGGCACCGTGGCCAAGACGCTGGGCATGATCCATCCGGGCAAGGGCACCAATACCGTGCGCGCCGTATTCATCGTGGACGACAAGGGCTACGTGCGCATCATCTTCTACTATCCGCAGGAACTGGGCCGCAACATGGACGAAATCCTGCGCGCGGTGAAGGGTATGCAGACCTCGGACAAGCACGGCGTGGCCATTCCGGCCGGCTGGCCCGAAAACGAACTGATCAAGGAGCGCGTGATCGTGCCGCCCGCACAGGACGTGGACGCCGCCAAGAAGCGGCTTGACGAGTTCGAGGGCTTTGACTGGTGGTTCTGCCATAAAAAGATTTAGTCGACTGATCGTTTTTTACAAAAAGACAGGCCCGGCTCCGCAAGGAGTCGGGCCTTTTCTTGAAGGTGGCATGTGATATTTGAGGAGATTGCAACATGCGGCATGCCTGCACGGAATAGTGTTGAGAAATCCTTTTGTTCCATCGGCTTTTTGGAGTCCCGGCCTTCACGGCGTTTGCAGCGTTTATGTCTTTTGGGAATGGAAACTGGTGGGTTGTATGTAGTTGCCTTGTCCGGTATCAGAAGAAAGATTACCGAACATTTTCATTCAGCTGTTAAGTGATTTTTCAATAATGCCGAAAAGACGGCAACGGAATTGATTGGTGGGCCTTCCGCCGCAAGACCCTTTTTGGGGGGGGCAGGTGAAGCGTTTATGCTTTTATTCATTATTTGGTAGCCCGAGCTGTTTTTTCCGAGGGAATATGGGGAGAGGTACTCGTGAAGATCGTATCCATAACGCCTGATATAGATAGCGGAGGTTCGGCAAAGAGTCTGTTTATGTTGTCTCGGGCTATCCGTGCCGCCGGACATGAATTGCATATTGCAAGTATTGTCCGTCCCTCACGTACCAAACGTAAGGTGGAGGAATTACGTGCTGCAGGTGTACACGTTTCGTTCTTTGATATCCCTTATCTTCCTTTGGAGTTGGTGGCTTGTCCCATCCCGTTTTGGACCAATGCAGGACGTACAATAAAGCGTTTGGGCGAGTACCGGAGACTGGCCAGTTATGTTCACACCATCCGGCCGGACGTGGTTCATTACAACAGCTATACGACATTGTTGTGCTCTCTTTTTCTGGGCAGGTATGCGGGAGTGTTGCATGCACGGGAGGTGTTGATCGAACCATCGAGGCTTATGGGCGGTCTCAAGGCTTTGATTGGAGCGCGCATTCGTGAAGCAATCGGAATAACTCCGCCAGTGAGCAGGCAGGTTCTACGGCTTTTTGATTTGGCTGTGAACACCGTGTACAACTGGCCTCTGGAGCCGCCGCGCTGTGTTCCCATGCCCGAGCGTGATTATTTGGTTTACGGAGTGTTCGCACACGTGACACCTTTCAAGGGGCATTTGCAATGTGTCAAGGCTTTTGCCTCGGTAGCGGATGAACTGCGCAAAGCAAAGGTTCGACTTCGACTTTTTGGCGGCAAGGTCCCGATCCATGAAGCATATTACCAGTCCGTCCTGGCTGAAATCCGGGATTGCGGGGTGGAGGACATCATTTCTTTTCCGGGATTTTCCGATAATCCAGAAAGGGAAATGAGCAGGGTTAATCTGGTTGTATGTTTTGATGTCACCGGCAAGGCTTGGCATCGGGATGTCATTGAAGCGATGAGTCTGGGACGGCCCGTCCTTGCTGCGGGGGATGAAGAGTGTTTTGTCATAAACGGGCGGACCGGTATGCTGACCCCCAAAGGTGACATAGAGGCTTTTGCTCACGGCATGGTGACGCTTGCCGACAAGACGACTCTTGAACGCTTGGGGCAGGGAGCATACGAGTTTGCCGTTGAGAATTTTGATTCGGAAATCAATGGTACCCGGATCGTGGAATGTCTGGAGCGAGTGGCGGGATTAAAAGCATAGTCTTTTTATGTGGTCTGTCTTGGCCGACCGTAGGATACTTTGGAGTGTGAGCGAGTTGCGAGTTGCAGTTTTTGCTGATGGTGAAGTCGGAAACAGGATATTGTCTTATTTTTGCGAGGAATATCCTGACGATTTGAAGGCTGTCTGTGCGTTTATGCCTGAAATGGATGCACCATTTTTGTCCTCGGGCTGCACCTTGATGAACGGCGAGGCACCCGAGGAAGCGATAGCCGCTCAGTTGCGGGCTTGTGAGCTTGATCTTGTTATTCTTGCCTGGTGGCCTAAAATTGTTGGGAAAAAGATAATCAAATCCGCGCGGTTGGGGTGTCTTAATTGTCATCCGAGCTATCTCCCTTACAACAGGGGGAAACATTATAACTTTTGGACTATCGTTGAAGAAACGAGATTCGGCGTGACGCTTCATTTTGTTGATGAAGGGATTGATACCGGAGATATCGTTTTTCAAAAAGAGATTCACAAGACTTGGCTGGATACAGGGAAGTCTCTGTATTGCAAGGCACAGAGCGCCATGGTGGATCTTTTTCAAGAGAGTTATCCGAGAATAAGGCAAGAAGAGTTCGTGCGATGTAAACAGGATGATTTCGAGGCGACAATGCACTATTCCAAAGAACTGGAAAACGCTTCGGAGTTGCGAAGACAGCAGGTGTATTCGTGGCGGCAGTTGTTGAACCTGATTCGTGCCCGAACGTTTCGCCCACACCCGGCGTGTTATTTTTTCCAGAATGGCAAAAAAGTGTTCATCCGCAGCAACGTGACGTTGTTGGCTGACAAGGGGAAGCAATATACCCAAGTCTCTCTTGATGAGAAGCGGAAATATCATGATGTCTTGCAGTGTGACGACATAACTGCGGGCAGTTATTTTGTTTTTGATGACGAGGATAGATACTTTGTGGAATTCACATACGAGGCTGAAGAGGAGAACCCGTAAATGGACGATTCCGTAAAATTCGAAAAAGAATGCGCGAGAGAAATAGAATCGATGGCGGAGTCCTTAGACCTTCATGAAGTGAGCCGTCAATGGTTTGACCGTGCCAATCATGCAAAATATTCGTATCATTTCAGATGGCTTGGTTTGCCTATCATTCAATACCCTCAAGACATCGTAGCGATGCAGGAAATCGTCTGGAAGACCCGGCCGGATTTGATAATTGAAACCGGTGTTGCTCGTGGTGGGTCGGTGGTTTTTTATGCGTCCATGCTCAAAATGATGGATATCAAAGGCAAGGTCGTTGGTATTGATGTTGATATTCGTGAACACAACAGAAAGGCCATTGGAGAGCATTTTCTTTCTGATTACATACAGTTGATACAGGGGTCATCCGTTGATGAATTGGTTGTTTCCCAGGTGAAAGAGATTGCCAGGGGCAAGCAAAGAGTACTCGTGGTTCTGGATTCAAACCATACGCATGACCATGTGCTTGCGGAATTGTCCGCGTACAGTCCTTTAGTGACAAAAGGCAGCTATTGCGTTGTGTTTGACACAGTCATCGAAGACATGGCCGATGCTTCATTTGATGATCGTCCTTGGAGCAGGGGGAACAACCCCAAAACCGCAGTGCATGAATTTCTTGAAGGTAGCGACCGTTTTGCAATCGATGAATTCATCCACAACAAACTTCAGATTACCGTGGCCCCGGATGGCTACCTGAAGTGCATCAAGGATTAGCATATGACGCTCATACCCGTGGCCGGACCGTCCATTACCCAACTGGAAATTGACTATGTGGCCGATGCCGCAGCACATTCATGGGGTGACAATGCCAACACCTACTATGAAAGATTTCATGCTGCGTTTTCCGAGTATGTCGGGGTACGCCATGCGGTAAGCCTGCCGTCTTGCACGTCTGGGTTGCACCTCTCGCTTGCCGCCCTCGGGATAGGACCGGGCGATGAGGTTATTGTTCCGGACGTTACCTGGATCGCTTCGGTTGCTCCTGTCAGGTATGTGGGGGCTACTCCTGTTTTTTGCGATATTGACCCTGATACGTGGTGTCTTTCCGTCGACAGTTTCAGGGAGTGCATTACGGAAAGGACCAAGGCCGTTGTGCCCGTTGAGATATATGGGAGCATGCCGAACTGGGACGCGTTGCTCCGGGTTGCCCGTGAACACGGCATTTCAGTAGTTGAGGACGCCGCCGAAGCCTTTGGGTCCCAATATGGAGGCAAAATGGCCGGTTCGTTTGGTGAAACCGGTTGTTTCAGCTTTCATGGTTCAAAGACCGTGACCACCGGAGAGGGTGGAATGCTGGTTACCGATGATTCGGACCTGTTCGATCGCATCCTCTTTTTGCGAGATCACGGACGAGTGCCCGGGGATGTGTCCTTTGTGAATGCCGAGGTTGCCTTCAAATACAAAATGAGCGCTATGCAAGCGGCAATGGGCCTTGCTCAGGTTGAAAGGGCTCAAGAGCTTGTGAAGAAAAAGCGTACTGTCTTTGGATGGTACCGCGATCGGCTGGAAGGGGTCGACGGCATTTTTCTCAACACCGAGCCCGAAGGCGTGCTCAATAGCTATTGGATGTCCACAGTGATCCTTGATCCCGGCTTCGGGTTGGACAAATTTGATGTGATCAGAGAATTGAAGGCGCGGGGAATTGCAACTCGTCCGTTTTTTTCTCCTCTGAGTTCGCTCCCGGCGTTTGCTGCCTCGGAACAGGCCAAAAGAGCGTCTGGACGCAATATAATAGGGTATCGCATCAGCAGGTATGGAATCAATCTTCCCTCTGGATTGCAGCTGCAGGAGACTGATGTACGCAGGGTTTGCAATGCGCTGAAAGAAATATTGGGGGGTACGCCGTGGAAGTAGTCATTTTGTGCGGCGGATTGGGAACCCGTCTTCGCGAGGAAACCGAGTTTCGCCCGAAGCCGATGGTCAATATCGGACATAGGCCGATTCTATGGCACATCATGAAAATATACGCCCGATACGGTCATGTCGATTTTGTTTTACCCCTCGGATATAAGGGAGAAATGATTCGTGATTATTTTGTCAATTATCGCTGGATGAATAACGATGTGACCATTGACCTTGGTAACCCGGAAAAAATATGCACGCACAACTGTCACGAAGAGTCTGACTGGAAGATCACGTTGTCGGATACCGGGCAGGCGACATTGAAGGGGGGGCGCATCAAGCGTATTGAAAAATACATTACCAACGATACGTTCATGATGACGTATGGTGACGGAGTTGCGAATGTCGACCTGGACGCGCTGCTTGATTTTCACTACGCTCACGGCAAGATCGCCACCCTCTGCGGAGTGAGCCCGGCCCAGCAGTTCGGCGAGTTGAAGGTCAAAGGTTCGCAGGTCCTGTCGTTCAGTGAGAAACCCCAAAAGCTGAACACCAATTTGATCAATGCCGGGTATTTTGTGCTCAACAAAAGGGTGTTTGATTACTTGCTCCCTGATGAAGACTGCGATTTCGAGTATGGACCGCTGGAGCAGATCGCCCGGGACAACGAGTTGATGGTTTACCGCCATGATGGTTTCTGGGCATGCATGGACACGCTCCGCGACACGGAAAAGTTGAACAATATATGGAAGCAGGGCACTGCCCCATGGAAGATATGGTAGCCCATGTTTGATTCTTTTTTTGATAAGCGCCGCGTCTTCATAACCGGGCATACCGGTTTCAAGGGGGCATGGCTCGTGCTCTGGCTCAAGAGCATGGGTGCCCATGTCGGGGCGTATTCACTTGAGCCTCCCGGGCATCCCTCCCTTTGGGAGTTGGCCTGCGTCGAGAAGGATGTGACACGTCTTGGGGGCGATGTCCGCGATGAACAAAAACTGACTTGCGCAGTCAGGAAATTTGCGCCGGAAATCGTAATCCACATGGCAGCCCAGTCTTTAGTCCGCCCTTCGTATGCCGATCCTTTGACGACTTTTTCCACCAACGTGATGGGGACCGCGAACGTTCTGGAAGCGGTTCGCCATACAACGGGTGTTCAGGCCGTTATTAACGTAACAAGTGACAAATGTTACAAAAATTCTGGAAAGAGAGTTGCTTTTTGTGAAACGGCCCCCATGGGTGGGAGAGATCCGTATTCGGCCAGCAAGGGGTGTGCCGAGATTGTGGCCGAGTCATACCGCCAGAGCTAT is part of the Pseudodesulfovibrio senegalensis genome and encodes:
- a CDS encoding CBS domain-containing protein, with the protein product MQIVTTHTGTDFDALASMVACTFLYPGAVGVLPKMVNPEVKQFLAIHAHMLRVEPRKDFDLDPVTSLIVVDANNWKRLDSMDSLVGRDGLEVICWDHHMEGVNIESGETHREEVGAAVTLLLEEMQKRDTPFSPIHATLFLLGIYSDTGGLRYPSVTARDAAMVSFLIENGADLNVVSAYLDDAVDDAHAEVFSRMLEESEVVKVGAARVGISAMQIETGLTSLARLVSKFREFKGIDAAFGIFQADSQKSMIIGRSKPGLVDIGQIMRALGGGGHPGAGSAIIRGAGPDEAAAQVRTLLDQGGHEAVPVGKVMSEPKRYVVDAAVTMADAARILEKDKLSGLLVLDGGALLGGLCAQDFAKAEKGGRSGVPVKGYARRQIPRITPDTSCREAVEQMSGAREGILPVLDGDELVGVVSQVDLLLQVYEF
- a CDS encoding EFR1 family ferrodoxin (N-terminal region resembles flavodoxins. C-terminal ferrodoxin region binds two 4Fe-4S clusters.), which encodes MDITTAKLVCFSPTGTTRAVLEGFARGFAPETTELVDITRPDVRARPLRLADGEMLVIGVPVYMGRVPALLGDWLAALEGNGAPAVCVAVYGNREYEDALLELKDIVSDRGCVPVAGAAYIGEHSFSNEETASLGRPDTSDMAHAEAFGAKVREKLQGIASLDEVGELKVPGVHPYGGRTELWDVDFIAVDRELCTQCGLCAEVCPVEAIDAQDGTIIDEKKCITCCACIKSCPEGARSIKPGPVKDAQGRINSLFTVRKEPELFL
- a CDS encoding glycosyltransferase family 4 protein, with protein sequence MKIVSITPDIDSGGSAKSLFMLSRAIRAAGHELHIASIVRPSRTKRKVEELRAAGVHVSFFDIPYLPLELVACPIPFWTNAGRTIKRLGEYRRLASYVHTIRPDVVHYNSYTTLLCSLFLGRYAGVLHAREVLIEPSRLMGGLKALIGARIREAIGITPPVSRQVLRLFDLAVNTVYNWPLEPPRCVPMPERDYLVYGVFAHVTPFKGHLQCVKAFASVADELRKAKVRLRLFGGKVPIHEAYYQSVLAEIRDCGVEDIISFPGFSDNPEREMSRVNLVVCFDVTGKAWHRDVIEAMSLGRPVLAAGDEECFVINGRTGMLTPKGDIEAFAHGMVTLADKTTLERLGQGAYEFAVENFDSEINGTRIVECLERVAGLKA
- a CDS encoding sirohydrochlorin cobaltochelatase, which codes for MHHHCSIEPGHAENSHDGHEHAHGEECGHCHHGHHGHEHHHHHHHQGVPGPRTGARGILLTAFGCAHEQAHEYYGLFEREVREKYPDMDVRWAFTANRIRGKIRSRGMDALSVGEALSRMVDDGVSHVAVQSLHTLPGVEYDWTVQQAEAMLHPRKGLADVTVGAPLLRSVDDMKRAAEVVAVELMPMENDNDGVILVGHGTYHEGHALYLALEGLLLRSHSNVAMGTLMSSRAPAELGQRFWDKGVKRIFLVPFMCVPGHHVHVDLFGDNEHSWLHGLSSMGLDVVPVHTGSLAHAGFRGIWHDHLAEAVAGLSE
- the cfa gene encoding cyclopropane fatty acyl phospholipid synthase, with protein sequence MDACRQFMTDLLAGADVAVNGTKPWDLRVKDERLFREVLLKKNLGLGEGYMRGWWDCERVDEMICRVLRNATAGHIRGCWRLFLRALPSMVFNLQTLSRARQVTERHYDLGNDLFESFLDPYFQYSCAYFKDAEHAMDDLDGLSDGEVGRELARAQRAKMRLICEKLELGPGDRLLDIGCGWGGLARFAAEEYGCRVVGINISKEQLAFAREFCHGLPVEIRELDYRLLQDRFDKIVSVGMFEHVGTRNYGEFMKAAARSLKPDGLFLLHTIGSNETSPTVDPWIGKYIFPNGVLPSMAHISRAAEPWFVVEDLHNFGPYYDRTLMSWLRNFRRSWPSLRAQYGERFRRMWEYYLQSCAGSFRARDIQLWQFVFTKVGRPQPRCRLA
- a CDS encoding peroxiredoxin, whose translation is MESSFPLIGDKMPSITVTTTKGQMTLPEDLSGKWFVLFSHPADYTPVCTTEFVAFQKRYDEFRALNCELVGMSIDQVFSHIKWMEWIKEKLDVEIEFPVIADDMGTVAKTLGMIHPGKGTNTVRAVFIVDDKGYVRIIFYYPQELGRNMDEILRAVKGMQTSDKHGVAIPAGWPENELIKERVIVPPAQDVDAAKKRLDEFEGFDWWFCHKKI
- a CDS encoding DUF2087 domain-containing protein, with protein sequence MSRTPVSLHVGDVSALARTMRRQFDNLERAPSHLELLNLLAKAGGYRNFQHLKAVQQASQPDSGTSGEARPVAELNLKRVKKAVGYFDLNGRLSSWPKKHSLRMLCLWVLWSRLPARAVLSELELDERLSLDHAFCDHALLRRLMVDYGMVERTPDGSEYRRIEVQPPLEALEVFRRLH